From Palaemon carinicauda isolate YSFRI2023 chromosome 41, ASM3689809v2, whole genome shotgun sequence:
CTTGCCGCAGCAATTTTATTCGTATTCTCAACGGCTCATGGAATTATTTTGGGGGTGAGGTCTGAGTATCTCTATCTCTGATTTTGATTCTTTGTAGATTATATTACCATTTTCATTCTCTTAATTCACTCTGGCCTTACATTGTGATCTAGAACGTCGTATTTTATTGAAAAACAACCAGTAGGTAGGTAGTAgggtggctagggcaccagccacccgttgagatactaccgctagagagttatggggtcctttgactggccaggcagtactacattggaatcttctctctggttacggttcactttctctttgcctacaaatacaccgaatagtctggcctattccttacagattctcctctgtcctcatacacctgacaacactgagattacaaaacaaattttcttcgctcagggggttaactactgcaatgtaattgttcagtgggtgctttcctcttggtaagggtagaagagactctttagctatggtaagcagctcttctgggagaaggacactccaaaatcaaaccattgttatctagtcttgggtagtgccatagcctctgtaccattgtcttccactatcctggaataggattagagttctcttgtgtgaggatacactcgggcacactattctatcgtatttttcttactcttgatttgttaaaattttcattgtttatataggaaatatttgtttaagttttgttattcttaaaatattttaattttcctttttccctccgtcaacgggctatttttcctgttggagccgctgggcttatagcattctgctgagcttttgacagaatcaaaagctttctcagtctataaatgcaTCTTCAGTTGcatttgaagtgctttcattactactaagcttttgacagaatcaaaagctttctcagtctataaatgcaTCTACAGTTGcatttgaagtgctttcattactgctgagcttttgacagaatcaaaagctttgtcAGTCTATAAATGCATCTTCAGTTGcatttgaagtgctttcattactgctgagcttttgacagaatcaaaagctttctcagtctcTAAATGCATCTTCAGTTGCatatgaagtgctttcattactgctgagcttttgacagaatcaaaagctttctcagtctataaatgcctCTCCAGTACTTTCTATCAAAGGcagcctcttccaccaaacctcctctcttcatatcatccttcaccttatctcgccatttaattctctgcctccctctcgatcttctcccccttgcAGCCTCCTCCCActccatctcagtcatgacacactTACCATatttaatctttactacacctgccattcttatcTTATCATTTTAGCTCTATAATATACATCAGATCTAAGGAGGAAGATTTTCGAAATAAAACACCAAATTATCTTGCATTGATTGTTTATTACAGCAAAGTTTATTACATTGGCACTGTAAGCATATTTGATACTTGGAAGTTCTACTTTCAAAGGACGCAATAAGCCTTCGCTAATGGACTCCAACAATCTTTCAAGAGACGTTAGCTGACGTCATCAGTGATCCTCTAGCTAACGGTAACGGGCGTTAACAAACATTATGGGTCGCTCTGTAAGTTTCAAACGGTCTAGCGAGCGATATCCAATCTTTGAATAGGTATCTGCAAACCGAATTATTACGATTTACACGAAAATCAGCTTTTTTTCATTCTGGAATAGGAGGATTGTGACAGTCTTCTCATATTCAATTTTTCTAGGAAAACAGATTGTTATGTTATatctttccttatatttttttttaattgttcaagaatcttttattttatatctttctttaGAATTTTCTTGTTTACAATGACACCTTTTATAAGTTAAAAAGGAAATTTGATACTTTGAATTTAATGaatttaattattttgaatatatttttttgacATTTTACTTTGTACAGCCATTTGTTTTGCGTTTACCATTGataatatacccataaaacaatTCAATGACAGGTATCGAAATGGGTCTCGTTTTGAGGATTGTAAGAACCTTACTCAGGACTTCTTTCTCTAGCAAAGATATAACTCCATGTCTGAGTTCTTTTTTCCCAGTGCCCAGGCTTGTAGTTTGAAGAGGCTCAAATGCAACTTCAAACTACCCAGTAGTGTGAAGAGGCTCAAATGCAACCTCAAACTACCCAGTAGTTTGAAGAGGCTCAAATGCAACCTCAAACTACCCAGTAGTTTGAAGAGGCTCAAATGCAACCTCAAACTACCCAGTAGTTTGAAGAGGCTCAAATGCAACCTCAAACTACCCAGTAGTTTGAAGAGGCTCAAATGCAACCTCAAACTACCCAGTAGTTTGAAGAGGCTCAAATGCAACCTCAAACTACCCAGTAGTTTGAAGAGGCTCAAATGCAACCTCAAGCTACCCAGTAGTTTAAAGAGGCTCAAATGCAACCTCAAACTACCCAGTAGTGTGAAGAGGCTCAAATGCAACCTCAAACTACCCAGTAGTTTGAAGAGGCTCAAATGCAACCTCAAGCTACCCAGTAGTTTAAAGAGGCTCAAATGCAACCTCAAACTACCCAGTAGTTTAAAGAGGCTCAAATGCAACCTCAAACTACCCAGTAGTTTGAAGAGGCTCAAATGCAACCTCAAACTACCCAGCAGTGTGAAGAGGGTCAAGTGCAACCTCAAACTACCCAGCAGTGTGAAGAGGCTCAAATGCAACCTCAAACTACCCGATACCCTTGCCTTGTTTTATTACATTATTGGTAGtacatagaaatatttaattctttaatttatttctattttataattttgtCTATAGTTCTTTTTTTTACATCGAATATACTTTCCTATTTGGATAGATTTATATTGAtttgttttttcctattttttttcacaTCGGGCATACTTTCCAACtgaaaatttctttttcaaattaccGATGTTTATCATCATGTACGGGTGAATGCGTGATCtcttatttatttacaattctgGTGAAATCTAATCTGACCCAAAAAGGGACCTTTTTTTTATGATCTTTAAACTGTACATATACGTTTATGTAGTTATTTTTTTGTCCAGATGAGTAACGAGAAAAGCTGGTGCAAGTACTactactaattttttttcattaagagtTTAAATAAAAGTCTCATTCTAAAATAGTTATTGAACAAAAATATGGTGTCCTTAATGCTAATATTTTTAATAAGAGTTCAAATAAAAGTCTCATTTCAAAATGGTTATTGAACAAAAATAGGGTGTCCTTTTTAATATACATCTCTTTTATGGATAAGagtatttttttccaatttgtatGAGTTTGAATAAAAGTCTTATTTCACAATGGTTATTGAACAAAAACAGGGTGTCCTTTTTAATATACATCTCTTATGGAAAAGAGTATTTTGTTTTCCAATTTATATGAAGTCTAGAAATGTTCTAAGTAAGTGGACTGACTACATCTGTCTTGAACTCAGTTATTTTATTTGTTACATTAATTATTTTTCTACATTATGCTTCAGTTTTTCTACGCCAGTTGAATTCTTCCATTTATCAGAATTTATatgagttatttttttcttaattgacgCAAAACaacaacactaaagaaaaaaaaaagattcatacgATATTGTAAAATTAGAACTCTTGATTTGGttagataattatatatttacaaataatgtaCAGAAGAACAACGATAATAGAAGTTTATTCAAAGACATAAGTTAAAACTATGATATACATACAGATTTCTTCAGCTTATTTACACGTCACAAAAAAAAGGGGAAACATTATCACCGCATAGCGATTGTTCAACATTCACAACATATCGTTCAAACTACTTGCAGAACCTTACTCGTTTTCTTGTGGGCCAGTTGGTCGATGCATTTTGGAAAAAAAGTGGAAAGAGAGTGAACTGGaaattaggtgttttttttttttttttttttttttttttttttttttttttttttttttttttttactcctgcaGCTAGGAATTTTATGTAATCATGTTATTTTTAAATAATCCTGGTGTTTATTTTTTTAGATAAGCCGAGTGTTTTCTTATAAATAATCCTTAAGATTTTTAAAATAaggattaaaatttttaaaataatcctTAAGATTTTTTAGATAAtccttaagatctttaaaataaTCCTTGAGATTTTAATAATTATGGAGTTTTTAATtaatcatggattttttttttcaaatcatggtGTTTTCATAAAATAATCCAGGTGCAAAATCCATCTGAAGAGAAGGCCTGCCTTAGCCTGTAGCTGGAAAAACGTGTGTTTCCACTGGAGGAACCCGTTGAAAACGAGGTGCCCTCCCCAATCGGTCATTACTCGCTGCGTGAGTACAATAGGTCGTTCTCCATTGTGTTTTCGTAATTTCTTGAAATTCTATAAATTCATCAGTTGGTTGCTTGAATTTCAGTGAGAATGCAATGACATCTTATACGTATTATTAATAGGTGAATAACTGAAATGTCCCACTGTTTTGCCTGATGTCATTCGTTTGCTAAACTCTGAAGTTTGTGAGCTTAATTCACTCTGATCATTTTTTGAACAATATGTGAACGTATAAAACTGCTAGACATATAGTACAATCCTTTTGACATTAAGATATTAGTTTAGCATTTTTCCGATGCTAAAAGAATTTAAAATCGCGAATGATCATATAGATCAGAAACACTGGAGGAAGGGTACAAAGCAGTGTTCTGACTCATTTCATAAACCAAAGGACCCCAACAATGAATTTATTCAAGTTGGGGGTCATCCCCATCATTTTCCAGAACAGACTTTTTCTCTGTGGGGACAGAATATAGTTTCAAAACATCTGGGTTAGTCGAGGTCTTCCAAAACTTCTCCACAACACCCTTCATTCAGGCCAAAACCCTAACCTTGTGTGATGTGTGGTATATTTGGCGACAATTGTATGCACTAAGCAAGTGTTTTTACTCCGTCAATCCCATAATACTAAACACTCATCATACAATGCTTTATTCGGGACATCAGGGTAATGTATAAATATCCAGTCTTTTACGCTTATGGCACTAAAGAAGGAGtttgaaattaaaagaattgaAGTCATAGTTGGTGGGCGGGTATTAGGGCTGCGACTCTACCCACGCACACTTGAATCATTGGACCATAAACAGTTGCTTGTTTGCATTTAACAATTCTTCTAATTGCTGCAGGGCTGATttaattattttatgaattttggTTATTTATCATCCACAACTTTTGTTGCCAAAGAATTGCCAATATATATTTTCACTTAATGTAGACATTTTCAAACATAATGACATATACTTTTTTAAACATATAATGACATATAGTTTCCATTGTTTCACTCATTTCAAAATTTTGAGTTTGCTAGAATCAGTATAGACTGTCTTGATTCTTTTAAAAATTGCTTGTCATAACTTTTTTTGTCAAGTATCACTGAATCATTGGAGtcaacagggttttttttttcattttttaccaaACGTTGATTTTAGAAAAGCTGTGTGGAAATTGCTTGTCCTATAGATCGATTTAGAAACTGGCCAAAGAAAAGAGCTTGTTCACAttcacacatgcacgcacgcacacgctAATGTCCTCAAATTCACAGAGGTCATTTACTCCCTCTGATGGTCTACACCCCCCCCCTACTCCTTATCTACTCCTCCTTATCTTACTCCTTATTTCAAAGAGATTAAACTCAGGGCCTAGAGCATCCTCTGGCTGCTCTGGCTATCACATGCATTCCCTCATAATTCTGCCTTTGCtatgattattaatattcttttttttattagggtAGCTGAATTTTCTGTTTTCATCCGATGCAAAAACAGTAATGAGGTTTAGTTTAGCCAATATAATCATCAGAAGAAGGAAACACGCTAATGAGATTTTTTTATAAGTGTGACTTCAAGAAAGGGTTGTCAGTTGGTAACACGCAGTTACAAGCGAACGTTCACTTGCAGGAAAGAAATTGGAATAGTATCTCTGCATTCTAAAAGTCTTCTCAGTTACCAACGTTAGAGCTCGTTGCAGTAAATCAACACAAGCTTTCTCCTTGTGCCCAGCTGTTGCTTTCCGCTTTGAACACCGACAGTCTCATTTCTTCTTCTATTTAGGAAATTATTTTGCTTTCCTGAACAACAGAACATTTCATTTGGAAAGTTTTAATGGCTGGACAGGAGTTACAGTGAAAGCTTGCAACAGGAGTAAAACCCTTGTTATTAAGTTGCACAAACTATCTGGATCAGAGGTGAAGATTTACACAAGTTGCATCTACTGGTAATTTATACATGAAAATTAGTGAAACAGACTTTTCTCGATAGGAAGGTACATTTTGTTTAGAAAGCGAGACATTTTTCAAGTGCTATTCTGGGACGAGAGTGTATTTCACACTGTTAGTCACTGATACGCCATTTGCAAGCTCATTTAGTTCTAACACGAAACATGTAAATGGAGATATGGCTATTACTGATGTTTTATCAAGACTCCCCATCGAAGATTAATCTTAGTATTATCAATAGTCTGCCATACTAGAAACAGGCCCTAGACTCAGACTCTCTATCAGGAATTTATTTTACCAGGAACTACTTCAGCGCAGTGCAGGCTGACAGGATAAATCTACACCAAATTGCTTGGTAGAAGGAGTCTTTCATGTGAGCCTATATTCCTTTCTGGGGAAAGCCTAGTAAAACCAAGTTAAATTGTAAGTTTACCCTTGGCAACCATTATTATTTTGACTTGGCATAGTTAGACTATTTCATATGGTAGGCCACTTGTCACACACATTGTCATTGTACTTGTTTTGGCCTAATGTTGGGAAACTAGTTTTCCATAATGAGTCCAAATTTAAGGAGTTGCAGTCCTGGACATTATATGCCTGCTGCTTGTTTCCAGTATCCTGGTATGAAATTATGAGTACACCAGGTGAGCTGGAAGAAGCCAAGATGCTATGGTGTACAAAAAGCGGGCATACCAGTGGATGTGGACATTCTTTTCAATGGTCTTCCCTAGGTTCACTTCATTGCTGTCAACAGAGCTCCCTTCTTTCCATATGATGCCTGTGTGGGTCAGATTCTGCATGCTGTTGCTATTGATCATATCCTCAGTTTTTCTTTTGATGGGCATTGTAATAGCACCAACTTTCCTCAGTATTGAAAGTATTGTTTCTTTAAGGTTGTTGTAAAACCTGACAGGGAAGAAGGCCCAGTGAGCTATTTTTTGGGAATCTATGACAGCATAGCAGGAGGCAACCACTCCATCCACCACAACTGTCCCCTCGGATGTCAGAGGGGCAAATACACCCGATCCCTTTTTCTCCGTCACTTCCAGGACTTCCTCGAGTGCCACATCACCGCCTTCTTGTCTCACTAGCAGGAAGTCTCCCTCTTCAATCCTAGCTGCTAGTGCCGCCCCGCCAGACGTCAGAGCATCCGCCAGACTAGGCGTTTTGTTTGCCGCATCGTCTCTTGGCAAGACGAACACGAGATGCGAGGATGTGAGGGTTAGCATCTTTCCCTTCGAAGTCCTTAGCTGGAGGAAGAGTCGGGAGGCTTGGGGATCTTTATGTAGGAACATCAGCACGGGACTGAAAGCCAGTGTTCCGTCAGACTTCATAACCTGCACTTCGTCGCCCTCCTTCAGTGTAGAGACAGGTCTCGGTCCAGATGGTGTCATGACGCTCCCGCTGCCGGGAAAACAGCCTCCAAGCTTACTCGCCACCGATGATTCTGGAAGGAGAAAATAGATTGGATTAGGGTGGCATGATTTTAAAATAGTGTAGTAAGAATTATCAAAACTATTTGTACAATGGAGTGTGAACAGATTTAGATCACTTAAGCTTTATATCATTTATGTTCTCAAAGTAAATGGTATTGAGCTAGGTATATTTTGTCATTTTGTCAAACAAAACCGAGTCTTTTTGAAATTGGAAAAAATCAAATACATGTTAACATatttagctaattttttttttttacatttatgtccTCAAAGTAAATGGTATTGAGCTAGATATGTAAGAACAAGCATGTTTGTATCTATGGCATGAATACACGAACCATTAGAAATGGCATAAACCATTAGAAATCGCACAAGACCCATTTATTATGTACGATGACATCTATATTGCCTCAGAAATACCTATAAAATTGTTGTAACATAggtacatgtctactgtaggctctagagcctttaaatatggggTCCAGAGACTATACGAGAAGCTCCCACGAaatatccgaataattgaagatattaaggctatcgagatgaaactgaagacttaTTCTGAGAGCGTTTCGATAATTATgagcgagcaatacgcattgtgaaatgttaaatgctaagAAGTGGACATCATTGAGAGCGTTTCGATAATTATgagcgagcaatacgcattgtgaaatgttaaatgctaagAAGTGGACATCATAAAGCaatgtccacacgatcgagcatgcccgacaggcagacagtgataccaggccacaatagttagaaagaacgagggttaatgacgtccgaagcgggaaaaccacagacagggatctggcatcatatagtgttgccagatccctgcctttagttttcccgcttctgacgtcatcaaccatcATTtacactaactattgtggtctggtatcactgtttgcccgtcgggcatgctcgatcgtgtggacagggcttaaaacaaccgtggaggtcctgtagagagtaggattccctgGCTGTACAGAACTAGATAAGCATCCCCTAAAGTAAAGATAGTAGGCAAGTTTGTAACTATGGTAAGAATACACAAACCAATAAAAATTTGATAAGACGGTTATTGTGTACGATAACATCTGTATTACCTCAGAATTATTCTTAAAATCTTTCATTGTTTATTTACAAAGATTtacatattcaattatttatttgttCCATAGGACTCCCAGTATATTTTATACTCCAAAGGGATTTTAAAACATGCCAGAATCTGGTTTGGTAAAAAGAAATAATGACTGTTATAATTATGGAAAATCAATCCTGTTATAATTATGGAAAATCGGTTGAATGAAGAAATGGCTTATCAAGGGATATTGGATAAAACGTTTCggttaaagttaataataatctaTGTAACAGGGGAATGGGTGTATGGAGTTTTGGGCCATAAAGGACATAAGTGCATCTCTTTCAATCGtttagaatgaagaaaataaaattatctttactTACACTACTATATCTATAGGGAACGAGATGTATAAATAGCAAAAAATGCCTATTAATTTCGGTAAATTGtagttaaaaaaaatttttatgcatTTTAGAAAACTCTACAAATTTATCTTTACTAACACTACTAAATCTATATGGAACGAGATATATAAATAGCAAAAAAAGGCCTCTTAATTTCGATAAATTGTAGGTTGTAAATCCAAgtgataatagttttttttaactatttagaAAACTCTACAAAATTATCTCTACTTACACTACTAAATCTATAtggaacgatatatatataaaaaatgcctATTAATTTCGATAAACACTATGGTGTAAATCCAAGGGAAAATAATTTTGTAGTTTTCTAActggttaaaaaaaataatctttacttACATTTCTAAGTCTATAGGGAacgagatatatagatagaaaaaaaaaatttatttctataaatcGTAGGGtttatatctaaatagatatagttttttttcttaagaatttagaAAACTCCATACGTGTTAAAGAAGGTTTGTTGTCTTACCAGTTGCTGTTGGACTTCGACTAACAGCCCTGGCTTTTACTTCCTCCAACGAGGATTCAACGCTTTGCCATGTTAACAATTTAACAAGGTAACAGACGAAGGATTACCCATCACAGAAACTGCTAATTTCTCTCTTACTGCTGGAAAACGATATATTTTGTAATTGTTTTTAACATGTAAGAATTCTGTAAATTCTTTTCATATTGATgggttataatattattattattattattattactagccaagctacagccctagttggaaaagcaagatgctataagcccaagggttccaatagggaaaaatagcccagcgaggaaaggaaataaggaaatagataaatgatgagaataaattaataaatcattctaaaaacagtaacagcgtcaaaacagatatgtcctataaaaactattaacaacgtcaaaaacagatatgtcatatataactatacaaagactcatgtcagcctggtcaacataaaaacatttgctgcgagtttgaacttttgaagttctactgattcaactacccgattaggaagatcattccacaacttgtgtTGATTTATTCAATCGTTAACAATGAAACCTTTCGTAAGAAATTAAAGAAAGCAATTAGATAGGAATTTTTTTAAACCTACATTGCTTATGTTTAGGCATATTAGCTTTACAAGATTTAAATGTGTTGTTTTATGAAAGTCTGTTG
This genomic window contains:
- the hh gene encoding protein hedgehog yields the protein MTPSGPRPVSTLKEGDEVQVMKSDGTLAFSPVLMFLHKDPQASRLFLQLRTSKGKMLTLTSSHLVFVLPRDDAANKTPSLADALTSGGAALAARIEEGDFLLVRQEGGDVALEEVLEVTEKKGSGVFAPLTSEGTVVVDGVVASCYAVIDSQKIAHWAFFPVRFYNNLKETILSILRKVGAITMPIKRKTEDMINSNSMQNLTHTGIIWKEGSSVDSNEVNLGKTIEKNVHIHWYARFLYTIASWLLPAHLVYS